In Candidatus Defluviilinea proxima, a single genomic region encodes these proteins:
- a CDS encoding PIG-L family deacetylase encodes MDNTLKLLAIFAHPDDESMGMGGTLAKYSAEGIETHLVCASRGERGWFGPEEQNPGPDRLGQIRTKELENAVKELGMSGLHFLGYIDGDVDNADHTEAISKIVTHIRRIKPQVIVTFPPDGNYGHPDHIAIGQFASAAIVCAADANYKDAEGSPSHRVSKLYYMVDGESFINLVAPFMGDMTFPVDDQLRGEVPWKEWMVTTRIEMAEHCHAAWRVIQCHQSQLPTLGALAEMHEDAATAVLAMQGTFYRAFSLVNGGRKVETDLFEGLR; translated from the coding sequence ATGGACAATACACTAAAGCTACTTGCCATCTTTGCCCACCCTGACGATGAATCCATGGGGATGGGTGGTACGCTCGCCAAATATTCCGCCGAAGGAATTGAGACTCATCTCGTTTGCGCCTCACGCGGAGAACGAGGCTGGTTCGGCCCCGAGGAGCAGAATCCAGGTCCAGACCGACTCGGCCAAATCCGCACGAAGGAGTTGGAGAACGCGGTCAAAGAACTCGGCATGAGCGGCCTCCACTTTCTTGGTTATATTGATGGTGATGTGGACAATGCCGATCACACCGAAGCGATCAGCAAGATCGTCACACATATTCGGCGCATCAAGCCGCAAGTGATCGTGACATTCCCTCCCGACGGCAACTACGGTCACCCCGATCACATCGCCATCGGGCAATTTGCATCAGCGGCAATTGTCTGTGCGGCGGACGCGAATTACAAAGACGCAGAAGGCTCACCATCACATCGCGTTTCCAAACTCTACTACATGGTGGACGGCGAGAGCTTTATCAATCTTGTCGCACCCTTTATGGGCGATATGACCTTCCCTGTGGACGATCAATTGCGCGGTGAAGTCCCGTGGAAAGAATGGATGGTCACAACCCGCATTGAAATGGCTGAGCATTGCCACGCCGCGTGGCGGGTGATCCAATGCCACCAGAGTCAACTCCCAACACTTGGTGCTCTCGCTGAAATGCATGAAGATGCGGCGACAGCCGTCCTTGCCATGCAAGGGACTTTTTATCGGGCATTCAGTTTGGTCAATGGGGGAAGGAAAGTGGAAACTGATTTGTTTGAAGGTTTGCGATAA
- a CDS encoding DUF1669 domain-containing protein — MKSKSRFLYLLIGVAFILSACGNGTPTSAPVDSTTVPSGDSTSVPGDDLTPIDLQVGYGVKGSWFELYFTDPANPFSSQGTGGVDGPLVKAIDNAKLSIDVAAYSISLNSVRYALINAHDRGVTVRAVMESENMDRSDVQAMLEAGIPIVGDNQQGLMHDKFIVIDRSEVWMGSMNFTDSGAYDDNNNVMRVFSTKVAEDYSVEFKEMFEDNKFGPDVVAETPNPKVTIDGTELEVFFSPDDHVLNSLYDALSKAESSIYFLAYSFTSNELGDIVREKAAEGLTVKGVMDEEQIASNTGTEYDPFLQADLDVKKDGNEGLMHHKVFIIDEKIVAFGSYNFSNSAEEKNDENLIIIHNEQIAQQYMQEFQRVYSHAHE; from the coding sequence ATGAAATCAAAATCTCGCTTTTTATATTTGTTGATAGGCGTTGCATTCATTCTGTCCGCTTGTGGAAATGGCACACCGACATCTGCGCCTGTGGATAGCACAACCGTCCCAAGCGGCGATTCTACTTCGGTCCCTGGCGATGACCTCACTCCCATTGACCTGCAAGTTGGTTACGGAGTCAAAGGCTCGTGGTTTGAGTTGTACTTCACCGATCCCGCCAATCCTTTTTCGTCACAAGGCACGGGTGGCGTGGATGGACCTTTGGTCAAGGCGATTGATAACGCGAAACTGAGCATTGATGTTGCGGCCTACAGTATCAGCTTGAACAGCGTCCGCTACGCGTTGATCAATGCACATGACCGCGGCGTGACCGTCCGTGCTGTTATGGAATCTGAGAACATGGACCGTTCCGATGTGCAGGCCATGCTCGAGGCAGGCATCCCGATCGTTGGTGATAACCAGCAAGGCTTGATGCACGATAAATTTATCGTCATTGACCGCTCCGAAGTTTGGATGGGTTCCATGAACTTTACCGACTCGGGTGCTTATGATGACAACAACAATGTGATGCGGGTCTTCTCCACAAAAGTGGCAGAAGATTATTCTGTTGAGTTCAAAGAAATGTTCGAAGATAATAAATTCGGGCCAGATGTCGTCGCCGAAACGCCGAACCCGAAGGTCACCATTGACGGTACGGAGTTGGAAGTATTCTTCTCACCGGATGACCACGTCCTCAATTCGTTATACGATGCTTTGAGCAAAGCCGAAAGCAGTATCTACTTCCTCGCCTATTCGTTCACGTCCAATGAGTTGGGCGATATTGTCCGTGAGAAAGCGGCGGAGGGTCTCACCGTAAAAGGTGTCATGGATGAGGAACAGATCGCGAGCAACACAGGTACCGAATATGATCCGTTCCTTCAAGCAGATCTGGATGTGAAGAAAGACGGCAATGAAGGCTTGATGCACCATAAGGTGTTCATCATCGATGAAAAGATCGTTGCGTTTGGTTCTTATAATTTCTCGAATAGCGCCGAAGAAAAGAACGATGAGAACCTCATCATTATCCATAACGAACAGATCGCCCAACAATATATGCAGGAATTCCAGCGCGTCTATTCTCACGCTCACGAGTGA
- a CDS encoding PAS domain-containing protein — MLPDFRVRQRDYLLELSRALTQELDLEKLLARILKISIEMLAGQAGLIALKEQDGWRVATAHGIAPAFLSYLTPLLAEENVRELDVRELNRMLKELTYTASMGLLNGTALPLAAHGQVIGVIFIFRNYPDLFTQNDRILLQSFADQAAIAVYNARLYGQVSFEKQRLDALLDSAADGILILNADFTIERANDAFERIYGKTHDELVNLPHDEVIRWAGDPQGSTLKEAISNGWPLTPNATLYVEGDLKRDLPTPLPVGVTYAPLISQDGRIRNIVVSVRDITHFRTADEIKATFISIVSHELRTPVALIKGYASTLRRDDAKWDKATISDSLAVIEEEADRLSKMIDDLLDASRLQAGGLSLNRADVSVPILAKRIAERFATQTNKHTITTDFPENFPIILADETRIQQVISNLVSNALKYAAKGEIKISGQVRPEQVIICVSDEGPGIEAKDLPHIFDRFYRSTKAVKNTKGAGLGLYLARAIVEAHGGRIWADAPSASTNNPKLDSGARICFSLPR, encoded by the coding sequence ATGCTTCCCGATTTCCGCGTTCGACAACGTGACTACCTACTTGAGCTTTCTCGCGCCCTCACCCAGGAACTTGATCTGGAAAAGTTACTGGCACGCATTTTGAAAATTTCCATCGAAATGCTCGCGGGGCAGGCCGGACTCATTGCCCTAAAAGAACAGGATGGCTGGCGCGTCGCAACTGCCCATGGAATTGCTCCAGCGTTCTTGAGCTATTTGACTCCGCTGTTGGCTGAAGAAAATGTCCGCGAATTGGATGTACGTGAGCTCAACCGTATGTTGAAAGAGCTGACCTACACAGCCAGTATGGGACTCCTCAATGGCACAGCCCTACCCCTCGCTGCACACGGACAGGTTATCGGCGTCATTTTCATCTTCCGCAATTATCCCGACCTCTTCACACAGAACGATCGCATATTGCTCCAATCCTTTGCGGACCAGGCCGCCATTGCCGTATACAACGCCCGCCTCTATGGACAAGTCTCTTTTGAGAAACAACGCCTCGACGCGCTCCTCGACTCAGCCGCAGATGGTATTTTGATCCTCAATGCAGACTTCACCATTGAACGCGCCAACGATGCCTTTGAACGTATCTACGGAAAAACACACGACGAACTCGTCAACCTTCCTCACGATGAAGTGATACGGTGGGCAGGAGATCCACAAGGTTCCACTTTAAAAGAAGCGATCTCAAATGGCTGGCCACTGACCCCAAATGCCACCTTGTATGTAGAAGGCGATCTCAAACGTGACCTTCCTACTCCACTCCCTGTTGGCGTGACGTACGCCCCATTGATCTCGCAAGACGGAAGGATCAGGAACATAGTTGTCAGCGTACGAGACATCACACACTTCCGTACAGCAGACGAGATCAAGGCAACCTTTATCTCAATCGTCAGTCATGAGCTTCGTACGCCTGTCGCCCTCATCAAGGGATATGCATCCACGTTACGGCGCGATGATGCCAAATGGGATAAAGCCACGATCAGCGATTCGCTTGCCGTCATCGAAGAGGAGGCAGATCGCCTCAGCAAGATGATCGATGATCTGCTCGATGCATCTCGTTTGCAAGCAGGTGGGCTGAGTCTTAACCGTGCTGATGTTTCAGTACCCATTCTTGCCAAACGCATTGCTGAACGTTTCGCCACACAAACGAATAAGCACACGATCACCACTGACTTCCCCGAAAACTTCCCCATCATCCTCGCAGACGAAACACGCATCCAACAAGTCATCTCCAATCTCGTATCGAATGCGCTCAAATATGCGGCAAAAGGCGAGATCAAGATCAGCGGACAGGTGCGCCCAGAACAGGTAATCATTTGTGTTTCAGATGAAGGGCCTGGCATCGAAGCCAAAGACTTACCACACATCTTCGACCGTTTCTATCGTTCGACGAAAGCTGTCAAGAACACCAAAGGAGCAGGGTTGGGACTTTACCTCGCACGTGCCATTGTGGAAGCACATGGCGGCCGTATCTGGGCGGACGCACCTTCCGCTTCAACCAACAACCCGAAGCTGGATTCGGGTGCGAGGATCTGTTTCTCCCTTCCACGTTAA